Proteins from a genomic interval of Diospyros lotus cultivar Yz01 chromosome 6, ASM1463336v1, whole genome shotgun sequence:
- the LOC127804178 gene encoding uncharacterized protein LOC127804178 isoform X1: MMPDSYSNSKKTDDICGPATHAALSMSRLRCLLRGVDLKAFLFLFVIVPVGIVGVYLHGQKMSYFLRPLWQSPPKPFISLPHYYHPNVSMENLCKLHGWGIREYPRRVFDAVLFNNEVDMLTIRWKELYPYITQFVLLESNSTFTGLPKPHFFSVNRNQFKFIEPRLTYGTIGGRFKKGENPFVEEAYQRVALDQLLRIAGIQDDDLLIMSDVDEIPSGHTIDLLRWCDNIPPILHLQLKDYLYSFEFLRDHRSWRASIHRYQTGKTRYAHYRQTDYLLSDSGWHCSFCFRRISEFIFKMKAYSHTDRVRFSHYLNPKRIQDIICIGADLYDMLPEEYTFKDIIGKMGPIPHSYSAVHLPAYLLSNSGNYKYLLPGNCRRESG, encoded by the exons ATGATGCCGGACAGTTATTCCAATTCCAAGAAGACCGATGATATTTGTGGCCCG GCAACCCATGCAGCACTGAGCATGTCGAGACTTCGGTGCTTGCTGCGAGGAGTAGATTTGAAGGCctttttgtttctgtttgtAATTGTGCCGGTAGGCATAGTTGGTGTCTATCTTCATGGTCAGAAGATGTCTTACTTCCTGAGGCCACTTTGGCAATCTCCTCCAAAGCCTTTCATCAGCCTACCGCATTACTATCACCCGAATGTTTCAATGGAGAATCTTTGCAAACTTCATGGCTGGGGAATTCGTGAGTATCCCAGGCGAGTCTTTGACGCTGTTCTATTCAATAATGAAGTGGACATGCTTACAATTCGATGGAAGGAATTGTATCCTTACATTACCCAGTTTGTTCTTCTTGAGTCAAACTCAACCTTTACAGGTTTGCCGAAGCCACACTTTTTTTCAGTCAATCGTAACCAGTTCAAGTTTATTGAGCCTCGGCTGACCTATGGGACAATTGGTGGGCGGTTTAAGAAAGGAGAAAACCCGTTTGTGGAAGAAGCTTATCAAAGGGTAGCACTAGACCAGCTTCTCAGGATCGCAGGCATACAGGACGATGATCTACTGATAATGTCTGATGTGGACGAGATCCCAAGTGGTCATACCATTGATCTATTGAGATGGTGCGATAACATCCCCCCAATACTTCACCTCCAGCTGAAGGACTACTTGTATTCATTCGAGTTCCTACGGGATCACAGGAGCTGGAGAGCTTCAATACATAGGTATCAGACGGGCAAGACCCGGTATGCCCACTACCGTCAGACTGACTACCTATTGTCTGATTCGGGATGGCATTGTAGCTTTTGCTTCAGGCGGATCAGCGAGTTCATATTCAAGATGAAAGCCTACAGCCACACAGATCGGGTGAGGTTTTCTCACTACCTCAACCCGAAAAGGATTCAGGACATAATTTGCATAGGGGCTGATCTCTACGACATGCTTCCGGAGGAGTACACTTTCAAGGATATCATTGGGAAGATGGGACCAATTCCTCATTCTTATTCGGCTGTTCATCTTCCTGCCTATTTGTTGTCCAATTCTGGCAACTACAAATATCTTTTGCCCGGGAACTGCCGAAGGGAAAGTGGCTGA
- the LOC127804177 gene encoding CRM-domain containing factor CFM9, mitochondrial — MFAARSLQSRCLKTLSSLILNGPFKDVLFSRDVPAKYWPSNVIRSSLAGQNVCLSSVKLLNCFDGSRAMSTSKGRSMRSKVERRMQKESGKTLREIRRAKKLRKKLMTDEERLIYNIRRAKKKVALLLQKLKKYELPELPPPRHDPELLTPEQLQAYKKIGFRNKNYVPVGVRGVFGGVVQNMHLHWKFHETVQVCCDNFPKEKIKEMASMLARLSGGIVVNVHNVKTIIMFRGRNYRQPKNLIPLNTLTKRKALFKARFEQALESQKLNIKKIEQQLRRMGVNPDDPVAMASIQRVASTFFNAIDKKEGSPYVFREDKQSEAEPSSKLQQSEPAEDSDQEELDRFIAEIEDAADKEWAEEEAAEKEEISRIRYWNRENLGGRYRRSEVLRGEDSDDENAHGGRRSDDGDYEDNISDDDEEHSGRVGDASDYDTDVNDHGRVPNKFEVPKVERGKRNVLGRANANEGFRRIPEAKFSEKLLKEDSGSDMLSDVEAAMWQTDSEDEQDQGQTTARTHYRSSSDEDEQT; from the exons ATGTTTGCGGCGAGGAGCCTCCAAAGCCGTTGTCTCAAGACCCTCTCTAGTCTAATCCTCAACGGTCCTTTCAA GGATGTTTTGTTTTCAAGAGATGTTCCCGCGAAGTATTGGCCAAGCAATGTGATTCGGTCAAGCCTCGCCGGCCAAAACGTGTGTTTGTCGTCGGTCAAGCTTTTGAATTGCTTCGATGGGTCGAGGGCGATGTCGACAAGCAAGGGGAGGAGCATGAGAAGCAAGGTGGAGAGGCGGATGCAAAAAGAGTCGGGAAAAACCCTAAGAGAGATTCGGCGGGCAAAGAAATTGAGGAAGAAGTTGATGACTGATGAGGAGCGGCTCATTTACAACATCAGAAGA GCCAAGAAAAAGGTGGCATTGCTTCTACAGAAGCTGAAAAAATATGAACTACCAGAGCTGCCACCCCCACGCCATGATCCTGAGCTGTTGACCCCTGAGCAACTCCAGGCATATAAGAAGATTGGTTTCAGAAATAAAAACTATGTTCCTGTTGGTGTGCGTGGAGTTTTTGGAGGAGTTGTCCAAAATATGCACCTGCATTGGAAGTTTCACGAGACCGTCCAAGTTTGTTGTGATAACTTCCCCAAGGAAAAAATTAAGGAGATGGCGAGCATGCTTGCAAGATTGAGTGGCGGTATTGTTGTTAATGTACATAATGTGAAAACTATTATCATGTTCCGTGGCAGAAACTATAGGCAACCGAAGAATTTGATACCTCTCAACACCCTCACCAAAAGGAAG GCATTGTTCAAAGCTAGATTTGAGCAGGCACTTGAGTCTCAGAAACTGAACATAAAGAAAATTGAGCAGCAGCTCCGCCGAATGGGTGTAAATCCTGACGATCCTGTTGCCATGGCAAGCATTCAAAGAGTTGCTTCTACTTTCTTCAATGCAATTGACAAGAAAGAAGGAAGCCCTTATGTATTCCGTGAGGACAAACAGTCAGAAGCTGAGCCTAGTAGTAAACTACAACAGTCGGAACCTGCTGAAGACAGTGACCAGGAGGAGCTTGACAGATTCATAGCTGAAATAGAAGATGCAGCTGACAAAGAATGGGCTGAGGAGGAAGCAGCAGAGAAAGAAGAAATCAGCAGGATCAGATATTGGAACAGAGAGAATTTGGGTGGAAGGTATAGAAGATCTGAAGTGCTTAGAGGTGAAGATTCTGATGATGAGAATGCACACGGTGGTAGGCGTTCTGACGATGGTGACTATGAAGATAATATttctgatgatgatgaagaacaTTCTGGTAGGGTTGGAGATGCCAGTGATTATGACACTGATGTCAATGACCATGGCCGAGTTCCTAATAAATTTGAAGTACCTAAGGTAGAAAGGGGTAAGCGAAACGTTTTAGGTAGAGCTAATGCTAATGAAGGTTTCAGGAGAATCCCGGAAGCTAAATTCTCGGAAAAGTTGCTGAAAGAAGATTCTGGATCAGATATGCTAAGCGATGTGGAGGCGGCAATGTGGCAAACTGACAGTGAGGACGAACAAGATCAGGGACAGACAACAGCAAGGACACATTACAGGAGCAGCAGTGATGAAGACGAGCAGACATAA
- the LOC127804178 gene encoding uncharacterized protein LOC127804178 isoform X2: protein MMPDSYSNSKKTDDICGPATHAALSMSRLRCLLRGVDLKAFLFLFVIVPVGIVGVYLHGQKMSYFLRPLWQSPPKPFISLPHYYHPNVSMENLCKLHGWGIRLPKPHFFSVNRNQFKFIEPRLTYGTIGGRFKKGENPFVEEAYQRVALDQLLRIAGIQDDDLLIMSDVDEIPSGHTIDLLRWCDNIPPILHLQLKDYLYSFEFLRDHRSWRASIHRYQTGKTRYAHYRQTDYLLSDSGWHCSFCFRRISEFIFKMKAYSHTDRVRFSHYLNPKRIQDIICIGADLYDMLPEEYTFKDIIGKMGPIPHSYSAVHLPAYLLSNSGNYKYLLPGNCRRESG from the exons ATGATGCCGGACAGTTATTCCAATTCCAAGAAGACCGATGATATTTGTGGCCCG GCAACCCATGCAGCACTGAGCATGTCGAGACTTCGGTGCTTGCTGCGAGGAGTAGATTTGAAGGCctttttgtttctgtttgtAATTGTGCCGGTAGGCATAGTTGGTGTCTATCTTCATGGTCAGAAGATGTCTTACTTCCTGAGGCCACTTTGGCAATCTCCTCCAAAGCCTTTCATCAGCCTACCGCATTACTATCACCCGAATGTTTCAATGGAGAATCTTTGCAAACTTCATGGCTGGGGAATTC GTTTGCCGAAGCCACACTTTTTTTCAGTCAATCGTAACCAGTTCAAGTTTATTGAGCCTCGGCTGACCTATGGGACAATTGGTGGGCGGTTTAAGAAAGGAGAAAACCCGTTTGTGGAAGAAGCTTATCAAAGGGTAGCACTAGACCAGCTTCTCAGGATCGCAGGCATACAGGACGATGATCTACTGATAATGTCTGATGTGGACGAGATCCCAAGTGGTCATACCATTGATCTATTGAGATGGTGCGATAACATCCCCCCAATACTTCACCTCCAGCTGAAGGACTACTTGTATTCATTCGAGTTCCTACGGGATCACAGGAGCTGGAGAGCTTCAATACATAGGTATCAGACGGGCAAGACCCGGTATGCCCACTACCGTCAGACTGACTACCTATTGTCTGATTCGGGATGGCATTGTAGCTTTTGCTTCAGGCGGATCAGCGAGTTCATATTCAAGATGAAAGCCTACAGCCACACAGATCGGGTGAGGTTTTCTCACTACCTCAACCCGAAAAGGATTCAGGACATAATTTGCATAGGGGCTGATCTCTACGACATGCTTCCGGAGGAGTACACTTTCAAGGATATCATTGGGAAGATGGGACCAATTCCTCATTCTTATTCGGCTGTTCATCTTCCTGCCTATTTGTTGTCCAATTCTGGCAACTACAAATATCTTTTGCCCGGGAACTGCCGAAGGGAAAGTGGCTGA